In one Mustela lutreola isolate mMusLut2 chromosome 8, mMusLut2.pri, whole genome shotgun sequence genomic region, the following are encoded:
- the ARSA gene encoding arylsulfatase A isoform X1 — translation MVALWALALALALGLATAGPPNIMLIFADDLGYGDLGSYGHPSSTTPNLDQLAAGGLRFTDFYVPMSLCTPSRAALLTGRLPVRMGLYPGVLEPSSRGGLPLEEVTLAEVLAARGYLTGIAGKWHLGVGPEGAFLPPHQGFHRFLGIPYSHDQGPCQNLTCFPPSTPCDGSCDQGLVPIPLLANLSVEAQPPWLPGLEARYVAFARDLMADAQRQGRPFFLYYASHHTHYPQFSGQSFSGRSGRGPFGDSLMELDAAVGALMTAVGDLGLLGETLVIFTADNGPETMRMSHGGCSGLLRCGKGTTFEGGVREPALAFWPGHIAPGVTHELASSLDLLPTLATLTGAPLPNVTLDGVDLSPLLLGTGKSPRQSLFFYSAYPDEVHGVFAVRSGKYKAHFFTQGSIHSDTTPDPACHASNPLTAHEPPLLFDLSEDPGENYNLLGGVAEVAPEAMQALKQLQLLKAQFDSSVTFSPSQMARGEDPALQICCQPGCTPRPSCCHCPEPQA, via the exons ATGGTGGCACTGTGGGCTCTCGCTCTGGCCTTGGCCCTAGGCCTGGCCACTGCTGGCCCACCTAACATCATGCTGATCTTTGCTGATGACCTGGGCTATGGGGACCTGGGCTCCTATGGGCACCCCAGCTCCACCACCCCCAACCTGGACCAGCTGGCCGCAGGCGGGCTGCGCTTCACCGATTTCTATGTGCCCATGTCTCTGTGCACACCCTCCCG GGCTGCGCTCCTGACCGGCCGACTCCCAGTCCGGATGGGCCTGTACCCTGGAGTTCTGGAGCCCAGCTCCCGAGGGGGCCTGCCTCTGGAGGAGGTGACCCTGGCTGAGGTCCTGGCTGCCCGAGGCTACCTCACAGGGATAGCTGGCAAGTGGCACcttggggtggggcctgagggGGCCTTTCTGCCCCCCCACCAGGGCTTCCATCGATTCCTGGGCATCCCGTACTCCCATGACCAG GGCCCTTGCCAGAACCTGACCTGCTTTCCGCCGTCCACCCCCTGTGATGGCAGCTGTGACCAGGGCCTGGTCCCTATCCCGCTGTTGGCCAACCTGTCCGTGGAAGCGCAGCCCCCCTGGCTACCTGGACTGGAGGCCCGCTACGTGGCTTTCGCCCGTGACCTCATGGCTGACGCCCAGCGCCAGGGCCGGCCATTTTTCCTGTACTATGCCTCTCAC CACACCCACTACCCCCAGTTCAGCGGGCAGAGCTTCTCCGGGCGCTCAGGCCGAGGGCCATTTGGGGACTCCCTGATGGAGCTGGACGCAGCTGTGGGGGCCCTGATGACAGCTGTGGGGGACCTGGGGCTGCTCGGAGAGACGCTGGTTATCTTCACTGCAGACAACGG GCCTGAGACCATGAGGATGTCCCATGGCGGCTGCTCTGGCCTTCTTCGTTGTGGAAAGGGAACCACCTTTGAGGGTGGTGTCCGGGAGCCTGCCTTGGCCTTCTGGCCAGGCCACATCGCTCCTG GGGTGACCCATGAGCTGGCCAGCTCCCTGGACCTGCTGCCCACCCTGGCTACACTGACAGGGGCTCCACTGCCCAACGTCACGTTGGATGGTGTCGACCTCAGCCCCCTGCTGCTGGGCACAGGCAAG AGCCCTCGGCAGTCTCTCTTCTTCTACTCGGCTTACCCAGACGAGGTCCATGGGGTCTTTGCTGTGCGGAGTGGGAAATACAAAGCTCACTTCTTCACCCAGG gctccaTCCACAGTGACACCACACCGGACCCCGCCTGCCACGCCTCTAACCCGCTGACTGCCCACGAGCCCCCACTGCTCTTTGACTTGTCTGAGGACCCTGGAGAGAACTACAACCTTCTGGGAGGCGTGGCCGAGGTCGCCCCCGAGGCGATGCAGGCCCTGAAGCAACTCCAGCTGCTCAAGGCCCAGTTTGACTCCTCGGTGACCTTCAGCCCCAGCCAGATGGCCCGTGGCGAGGACCCTGCCCTGCAGATCTGCTGTCAGCCTGGCTGCACCCCCCGGCCTTCCTGCTGCCACTGCCCAGAGCCCCAGGCCTGA
- the ARSA gene encoding arylsulfatase A isoform X2 yields the protein MVALWALALALALGLATAGPPNIMLIFADDLGYGDLGSYGHPSSTTPNLDQLAAGGLRFTDFYVPMSLCTPSRAALLTGRLPVRMGLYPGVLEPSSRGGLPLEEVTLAEVLAARGYLTGIAGKWHLGVGPEGAFLPPHQGFHRFLGIPYSHDQGPCQNLTCFPPSTPCDGSCDQGLVPIPLLANLSVEAQPPWLPGLEARYVAFARDLMADAQRQGRPFFLYYASHHTHYPQFSGQSFSGRSGRGPFGDSLMELDAAVGALMTAVGDLGLLGETLVIFTADNGPETMRMSHGGCSGLLRCGKGTTFEGGVREPALAFWPGHIAPGVTHELASSLDLLPTLATLTGAPLPNVTLDGVDLSPLLLGTGKPCGPLAAPEPSPSCPSPRRAPPPQAPSTVTPHRTPPATPLTR from the exons ATGGTGGCACTGTGGGCTCTCGCTCTGGCCTTGGCCCTAGGCCTGGCCACTGCTGGCCCACCTAACATCATGCTGATCTTTGCTGATGACCTGGGCTATGGGGACCTGGGCTCCTATGGGCACCCCAGCTCCACCACCCCCAACCTGGACCAGCTGGCCGCAGGCGGGCTGCGCTTCACCGATTTCTATGTGCCCATGTCTCTGTGCACACCCTCCCG GGCTGCGCTCCTGACCGGCCGACTCCCAGTCCGGATGGGCCTGTACCCTGGAGTTCTGGAGCCCAGCTCCCGAGGGGGCCTGCCTCTGGAGGAGGTGACCCTGGCTGAGGTCCTGGCTGCCCGAGGCTACCTCACAGGGATAGCTGGCAAGTGGCACcttggggtggggcctgagggGGCCTTTCTGCCCCCCCACCAGGGCTTCCATCGATTCCTGGGCATCCCGTACTCCCATGACCAG GGCCCTTGCCAGAACCTGACCTGCTTTCCGCCGTCCACCCCCTGTGATGGCAGCTGTGACCAGGGCCTGGTCCCTATCCCGCTGTTGGCCAACCTGTCCGTGGAAGCGCAGCCCCCCTGGCTACCTGGACTGGAGGCCCGCTACGTGGCTTTCGCCCGTGACCTCATGGCTGACGCCCAGCGCCAGGGCCGGCCATTTTTCCTGTACTATGCCTCTCAC CACACCCACTACCCCCAGTTCAGCGGGCAGAGCTTCTCCGGGCGCTCAGGCCGAGGGCCATTTGGGGACTCCCTGATGGAGCTGGACGCAGCTGTGGGGGCCCTGATGACAGCTGTGGGGGACCTGGGGCTGCTCGGAGAGACGCTGGTTATCTTCACTGCAGACAACGG GCCTGAGACCATGAGGATGTCCCATGGCGGCTGCTCTGGCCTTCTTCGTTGTGGAAAGGGAACCACCTTTGAGGGTGGTGTCCGGGAGCCTGCCTTGGCCTTCTGGCCAGGCCACATCGCTCCTG GGGTGACCCATGAGCTGGCCAGCTCCCTGGACCTGCTGCCCACCCTGGCTACACTGACAGGGGCTCCACTGCCCAACGTCACGTTGGATGGTGTCGACCTCAGCCCCCTGCTGCTGGGCACAGGCAAG ccctgcggACCCCTCGcagccccagagcccagcccctcctgcccctcgCCCAGAcgtgccccccctccccaggctccaTCCACAGTGACACCACACCGGACCCCGCCTGCCACGCCTCTAACCCGCTGA